A genomic stretch from Streptomyces venezuelae ATCC 10712 includes:
- a CDS encoding isochorismatase family protein codes for MVVTVIDPYPMPDPDPLSANRVDWRPDPGRSALLVLNMQGFFLRPYVRGASPLTPLLANCAALLATCRGLRMPVVHTVQPGTQAPGERGLLTDFWGKGLDDVLEDAAIVDELAPDASGCVLSAWRYSAFFGSGLERRLRSEGRDQLLICGVYAHLGGVTTALDAFSHNLEVFLAADAVADFSEREHRAALAWAASCCAVVKPTGELTAELLGQGFR; via the coding sequence ATGGTCGTCACCGTGATCGATCCCTACCCGATGCCGGACCCGGACCCGCTCTCCGCGAACCGGGTCGACTGGCGCCCGGATCCCGGGCGTTCGGCCCTGCTGGTGCTGAACATGCAGGGCTTCTTCCTACGGCCGTACGTCCGCGGCGCCTCGCCGCTGACCCCGCTGCTCGCCAACTGCGCCGCCCTCCTGGCGACCTGTCGCGGGCTGCGGATGCCGGTCGTGCACACCGTGCAGCCCGGCACCCAGGCGCCGGGCGAGCGCGGCCTCCTCACGGACTTCTGGGGGAAGGGCCTCGACGACGTCCTGGAGGACGCGGCGATCGTGGACGAGCTGGCCCCGGACGCGAGCGGCTGTGTGCTGTCCGCCTGGCGCTACAGCGCCTTCTTCGGTTCGGGTCTCGAACGGCGGCTGCGGTCCGAGGGCCGTGACCAGCTGCTGATCTGCGGGGTGTACGCCCATCTCGGCGGCGTCACGACCGCGCTCGACGCGTTCAGCCACAACCTGGAGGTGTTCCTCGCGGCCGACGCGGTCGCGGACTTCAGCGAGCGCGAGCACCGGGCGGCGCTCGCCTGGGCGGCGAGCTGCTGCGCGGTGGTGAAGCCGACCGGGGAGCTCACGGCGGAGCTGCTCGGACAGGGGTTCCGGTAG
- a CDS encoding MFS transporter, whose product MYKNSAREERAVSPGGILATVSVAQLMVSLDVSVVNVALPSMRTALGFDESGLSWVVNAYTLTFGGLLLLGGRAADRFGRRPLLLLGLALFGITSLLGGLAQDPGQLIAARAAQGVGAALIAPAALAVLTTSFPAGPQRGKALGVYSAVTAGGAAVGVVVGGLLTEYINWRWVMLVNVPMALVGAWLATRHVPAAGAGDTARRLDVVGAVLATLGTSLLVFALVRTDTEPWGSTTTIGSLIVAAVLLTGFFVYEGTYAKEPLLRLGVLTNRSVSASNLYMMMVSINIFTSFYFVSLYLQQVLGMGALSAGLAFLPFCLGLVVGSLYAVKLLARFPARQLLIVGGVIGAIGMFWFSRIRPDGTFLVDILGPSLVTSFGIGPLLVPIANAATAGVAPNEAGMASGLLNSARQLGGSIGLASMSAVAAAATAGAAASDSVRERLTSGYGMVFAANSALLVFAVLVAVFLLPRRSPGPVPGPAPRPGGGAGARSDVRAGEAAPADRGGRG is encoded by the coding sequence ATGTACAAAAACTCGGCACGAGAGGAACGGGCCGTAAGCCCCGGGGGCATCCTGGCCACGGTCTCCGTCGCCCAGCTGATGGTCTCGCTCGACGTCTCGGTGGTGAACGTCGCTCTGCCGTCGATGCGGACGGCGCTCGGCTTCGACGAGTCGGGACTGTCCTGGGTGGTCAACGCCTACACACTCACCTTCGGCGGACTGCTGCTCCTGGGCGGACGGGCCGCCGACCGATTCGGCCGCAGGCCACTGCTGCTGCTCGGCCTCGCGCTCTTCGGCATCACCTCGCTCCTGGGCGGTCTCGCCCAGGACCCGGGCCAGCTGATCGCCGCGCGCGCCGCGCAGGGCGTCGGGGCGGCGCTCATCGCCCCGGCCGCGCTCGCGGTCCTGACCACGAGCTTCCCCGCGGGACCACAGCGGGGCAAGGCCCTCGGCGTGTACAGCGCCGTCACGGCCGGCGGCGCGGCCGTCGGCGTCGTGGTGGGCGGGCTGCTCACCGAGTACATCAACTGGCGCTGGGTCATGCTGGTGAACGTCCCGATGGCACTCGTCGGCGCCTGGCTCGCGACCCGGCACGTCCCGGCGGCCGGCGCGGGCGACACGGCCCGGCGGCTCGACGTGGTCGGCGCCGTCCTGGCCACGCTGGGCACGTCGCTGCTGGTCTTCGCACTGGTCAGGACCGACACCGAGCCGTGGGGCTCGACGACCACGATCGGCAGCCTGATCGTGGCGGCGGTCCTGCTGACCGGGTTCTTCGTCTACGAGGGCACCTACGCCAAGGAACCCCTGCTCCGGCTGGGTGTGCTCACCAACCGGTCGGTCTCCGCCTCGAACCTCTACATGATGATGGTCTCCATCAACATCTTCACCTCCTTCTACTTCGTCTCGCTCTACCTCCAGCAGGTCCTCGGGATGGGCGCGCTGAGCGCCGGTCTCGCCTTCCTGCCCTTCTGCCTGGGCCTCGTCGTGGGCTCGCTGTACGCCGTCAAGCTGCTCGCCCGGTTCCCGGCCCGGCAGCTGCTGATCGTCGGCGGCGTCATCGGCGCGATCGGGATGTTCTGGTTCAGCCGGATCAGGCCCGACGGCACCTTCCTGGTCGACATCCTGGGGCCGTCCCTCGTGACCAGCTTCGGCATCGGACCGCTGCTCGTCCCGATCGCCAACGCGGCGACCGCGGGGGTCGCCCCGAACGAGGCCGGGATGGCGTCGGGCCTGCTCAACAGCGCCCGCCAGCTCGGCGGCAGCATCGGCCTCGCCTCGATGAGCGCGGTCGCGGCCGCCGCCACGGCGGGTGCCGCCGCGTCGGACTCTGTGCGCGAGCGGCTCACCTCCGGGTACGGCATGGTGTTCGCCGCCAACAGCGCGCTGCTCGTCTTCGCTGTCCTCGTCGCCGTGTTCCTCCTCCCCCGCCGGAGCCCCGGCCCCGTGCCCGGCCCGGCGCCCCGTCCGGGCGGCGGGGCGGGCGCCCGCTCCGACGTACGGGCCGGGGAGGCGGCTCCCGCGGACCGGGGCGGCCGCGGCTGA
- a CDS encoding helix-turn-helix transcriptional regulator codes for MVLVERERHLTQLSALLERCLDGAGSVVVLRGPVAVGRTELLHTFAERVAGPRVRFLGAAASPEERQLPFGLLSQLLHGAGAAYAERAEALIGRPGRPEGEAGPQVLEGVARILLDMSAEDPLLLGVDDVSHADTDSLRCLLFLARRLRRARVMLVLSDQDGSGSRHADVRGELSRLPYCTQIRLDPLSCDGVAALLAHDLDAHVAHSLAAGAFAVTGGNPLLVRALAEDWEAHARAAGAEPPTALVVGDRFAERAVSCLHRFGPDALAVARAVAVIGEAPDADLVARLTGLGAIETRALLELLGTSGLLREGRYRHPVAQAAVLRDFGAAGRVAWHRSAAALLHADGGPPVSVALQLIAAGDTDEPWAPAVLQESAARATAGGQVDFAVDCLELAHTLADDEQQRAVSRAVLAEAEWRLDPARVVRHLGQLTDALHRGHLTDRQSLSVLEHLLWHGRVDEAATALDRLARTESGPDAAELGAVRACLELCYPAQRHHRTTRSPAPVRTPPPGSAPSLVATVLAAVRGEGAVSGDHLWQGLRTDEPLTRIALGLLALARPERLATVAPWCLPVLADAAGHEGPDWRGLVTAARADAALLRGELPAAGTFAAEALAESSAASWGVLAGAPLACLLVTAVETGRLEEAAAQLNVPLPAALMETPFGLRYLRARGQYHLAIDRPYAALSDFRACGRLLRDWAADGPRQLPWRIDAAQAMVRLGRRAEARALLEEQLDGLPVDDERTLGRALRQLAATLEPHERPPLLGDAVEALQAAGDRVELAHALADLGNAHAAAGDSRRARPVLRRAWRAARECHAERLARVLRPGAASTPPAGAASGGPGRSGGPRASGGVLGGEQAAELSAAERRVGGLAARGHSNRQIAQRLCITVSTVEQHLTQVYRKLGVRSRTDLPGFLEDEEEPSGVNSTAGSPRTDPLLADAFSHSSPYSP; via the coding sequence ATGGTGCTGGTCGAGCGGGAGCGTCACCTCACGCAGCTGTCAGCCCTGTTGGAGAGGTGTCTGGACGGGGCGGGAAGCGTCGTCGTGCTCCGGGGCCCGGTGGCGGTCGGCAGGACGGAGCTGCTGCACACCTTCGCGGAGCGGGTCGCGGGCCCCCGGGTGCGTTTCCTGGGCGCCGCGGCCTCGCCGGAGGAGCGGCAGCTGCCCTTCGGCCTCCTCAGCCAGCTCCTGCACGGCGCCGGCGCCGCGTACGCGGAGCGGGCCGAGGCGCTGATCGGCCGCCCCGGCCGGCCGGAGGGCGAGGCCGGTCCGCAGGTCCTGGAAGGGGTCGCCCGGATCCTCCTCGACATGAGCGCCGAGGATCCGCTGCTGCTCGGCGTCGACGACGTGTCGCACGCGGACACCGACTCGCTGCGCTGTCTGCTCTTCCTCGCCCGGCGGCTGCGCCGCGCCCGGGTGATGCTCGTCCTCAGCGACCAGGACGGCTCCGGCTCCCGGCACGCCGACGTCCGCGGCGAGCTGTCGCGGCTGCCGTACTGCACGCAGATCCGGCTCGACCCGCTGTCCTGCGACGGGGTCGCGGCCCTGCTCGCGCACGACCTCGACGCCCATGTGGCGCACAGTCTCGCCGCGGGCGCCTTCGCCGTCACGGGAGGCAACCCGCTGCTCGTACGGGCGCTCGCCGAGGACTGGGAGGCACACGCCCGGGCGGCGGGAGCGGAGCCGCCCACGGCCCTCGTGGTCGGTGACCGGTTCGCCGAGCGGGCCGTGAGCTGCCTCCACCGGTTCGGTCCCGACGCGCTCGCCGTGGCCCGGGCGGTCGCGGTCATCGGGGAGGCGCCGGACGCGGACCTGGTCGCCCGGCTCACCGGCCTCGGCGCGATCGAGACCCGCGCCCTCCTCGAACTCCTCGGCACCTCGGGGCTGTTGCGGGAGGGCCGCTACCGGCATCCGGTGGCCCAGGCCGCCGTCCTCAGGGACTTCGGCGCGGCCGGGCGCGTCGCCTGGCACCGGAGCGCCGCCGCCCTGCTGCACGCCGACGGCGGCCCGCCCGTCTCGGTCGCCCTCCAGCTCATCGCCGCCGGGGACACCGACGAGCCCTGGGCACCCGCCGTGCTCCAGGAGTCCGCCGCCCGCGCGACCGCCGGCGGTCAGGTCGACTTCGCCGTCGACTGCCTGGAGCTCGCCCACACCCTCGCCGACGACGAGCAGCAGCGGGCCGTGAGCCGGGCGGTGCTCGCCGAGGCCGAGTGGCGCCTCGACCCCGCCCGCGTCGTACGCCACCTCGGGCAGCTCACGGACGCCCTGCACCGGGGCCACCTGACGGACCGCCAGTCCCTCTCCGTGCTCGAACACCTGCTGTGGCACGGGCGGGTGGACGAGGCGGCCACCGCCCTCGACCGGCTCGCCAGGACGGAATCCGGGCCGGACGCGGCGGAGCTCGGAGCCGTGCGCGCCTGCCTCGAGCTCTGCTACCCGGCGCAGCGGCACCACCGCACCACCCGGTCCCCGGCCCCCGTCCGCACGCCCCCGCCGGGCTCCGCGCCCTCCCTGGTGGCCACGGTGCTCGCGGCGGTGCGGGGCGAAGGGGCGGTGTCCGGCGACCACCTCTGGCAGGGTCTGCGCACCGACGAGCCGCTGACCCGGATCGCCCTGGGGCTGCTGGCCCTGGCCAGGCCCGAGCGGCTGGCCACGGTGGCGCCGTGGTGCCTGCCGGTCCTCGCGGACGCGGCGGGTCACGAAGGACCCGACTGGCGCGGACTGGTCACCGCGGCACGCGCCGACGCGGCGCTGCTGAGGGGCGAGCTGCCGGCCGCCGGCACGTTCGCCGCCGAGGCCCTGGCCGAGTCGTCGGCGGCGAGCTGGGGCGTCCTGGCCGGAGCGCCGCTGGCCTGTCTGCTCGTCACGGCCGTGGAGACGGGGCGGCTGGAGGAGGCCGCCGCGCAGCTGAACGTCCCACTGCCGGCCGCGCTGATGGAGACGCCGTTCGGGCTCCGGTACCTGCGGGCGCGGGGGCAGTACCACCTGGCGATCGACCGGCCGTACGCGGCGCTCAGCGACTTCCGGGCCTGCGGCCGGCTGCTGCGGGACTGGGCGGCGGACGGGCCCCGTCAGCTGCCGTGGCGGATCGACGCCGCCCAGGCGATGGTGCGGCTCGGCCGCCGGGCGGAGGCGCGCGCACTGCTCGAGGAGCAGCTCGACGGCCTGCCCGTCGACGACGAGCGCACCCTCGGCCGGGCGCTGCGGCAGCTGGCGGCGACGCTGGAGCCGCACGAGCGGCCGCCGCTGCTGGGCGACGCCGTGGAGGCGCTGCAGGCGGCGGGTGACCGGGTGGAGCTCGCGCACGCGCTGGCCGATCTGGGCAACGCCCATGCCGCCGCCGGTGATTCGCGCCGCGCCCGGCCGGTGCTGCGGCGGGCGTGGCGGGCGGCGCGGGAGTGTCACGCGGAGCGGCTCGCGCGGGTCCTGCGGCCGGGCGCGGCGAGTACGCCGCCGGCCGGGGCCGCGTCCGGCGGTCCTGGCCGCTCCGGCGGCCCCCGGGCCTCCGGTGGTGTGCTCGGCGGTGAGCAGGCGGCGGAGCTGAGCGCCGCCGAGCGGCGGGTAGGGGGTCTGGCGGCGCGGGGGCACAGCAACCGGCAGATCGCCCAGCGGTTGTGCATCACGGTGAGCACGGTCGAGCAGCATCTGACGCAGGTCTACCGGAAACTCGGGGTGCGCAGCCGCACGGACCTTCCGGGATTTCTCGAGGACGAGGAAGAACCGTCGGGGGTGAATTCGACGGCGGGTTCGCCGCGTACCGACCCCTTACTCGCCGATGCCTTTTCTCATTCATCCCCCTATTCCCCCTAG
- the dpgA gene encoding 3,5-dihydroxyphenylacetyl-CoA synthase DpgA, with translation MILSERTTPWAATRSGPTVLGVATANPDSSYSQEDLLDLYDIEDPRIRSVFLNSAIERRFLNVPPYGDDGRPRMETQGELLAKHKVRGTELGARALQTCLKRIGAAVSDIGYLVCVTSTGLLTPGFSALLIRELGIPTDCGRLDIVGMGCNAGLNALNATTGWASANPGRIAMMVCVEVCSAAYVFDGTMRTSVVNSLFGDGSAAIAVSHAPDRPGPQVLKYASRIVPDAVDAMRYDWDDDQGKFSFFLDRDVPYVVGAHAEEVVTDLLKGTGLRRSQIAHWLVHSGGKKVIDSVSVNLGLTRHDVRHTTDVLRDYGNLSSGSFLFSYEQLLREGVTRPGDYGVLMTMGPGSTLETALVRY, from the coding sequence ATGATCCTCAGTGAACGCACGACCCCTTGGGCCGCCACGCGGAGCGGGCCGACCGTATTGGGAGTCGCCACCGCCAACCCGGATTCCTCCTATTCCCAGGAGGACCTCCTCGACCTGTACGACATCGAGGATCCGCGTATCCGTTCGGTGTTCCTCAACAGTGCGATAGAACGGCGTTTCCTGAACGTTCCGCCGTACGGCGACGACGGCCGGCCCCGGATGGAGACCCAGGGCGAACTGCTCGCCAAGCACAAGGTGCGGGGCACGGAGCTGGGCGCCCGGGCGCTGCAGACCTGCCTCAAGCGCATCGGCGCCGCCGTCAGCGACATCGGGTATCTGGTGTGCGTCACCTCGACGGGCCTGCTGACGCCCGGGTTCAGCGCGCTGCTCATCCGCGAGCTGGGCATTCCCACGGACTGCGGCCGCCTCGACATCGTCGGGATGGGCTGCAACGCCGGCCTCAACGCCCTGAACGCCACCACCGGCTGGGCCTCGGCCAACCCGGGCCGGATCGCCATGATGGTGTGCGTCGAGGTGTGCTCGGCGGCGTACGTCTTCGACGGCACGATGCGCACCTCGGTCGTCAACAGCCTGTTCGGGGACGGCTCCGCGGCGATCGCCGTGTCGCACGCCCCGGACCGGCCGGGCCCGCAGGTGCTGAAGTACGCGAGCCGCATCGTGCCGGACGCGGTCGACGCGATGCGCTACGACTGGGACGACGACCAGGGCAAGTTCAGCTTCTTCCTCGACCGTGACGTGCCGTACGTGGTGGGCGCGCACGCCGAGGAGGTCGTCACGGACCTGCTCAAGGGGACCGGGCTGCGGCGCAGTCAGATCGCACACTGGCTGGTGCATTCCGGGGGCAAGAAGGTCATCGACTCGGTGTCGGTCAACCTCGGCCTCACCCGGCACGACGTCCGGCACACCACGGACGTGCTGCGCGACTACGGCAACCTCTCCAGCGGCTCCTTCCTGTTCTCGTACGAGCAGCTGCTGCGGGAGGGCGTGACCCGCCCCGGCGACTACGGCGTCCTCATGACGATGGGCCCCGGGTCGACCCTGGAGACGGCGCTCGTCCGCTACTGA
- the dpgB gene encoding enoyl-CoA-hydratase DpgB codes for MSSSDLAQAPAAPDTVLDIDSTRPLCPLLVADVTALCDRMEDAGGASSAVIRLHGTGPAENWPGDVGIDVVSRWERALRRLEQGRFAKIVTVEGVCSGPALDVLLTADHRIGAPGARIAVPVNNGGVWAGMAVHRLTHQLGGLVARRLVLFGAELSARRALSLGLLDQTAKDPAAVAARLAERFARLDAAELAIRRQLVSEAGVTAFEEALGKHLAACDRTLRRTRDEFAGARGNA; via the coding sequence ATGTCTTCTTCCGATCTCGCGCAGGCTCCGGCCGCCCCCGACACCGTCCTCGACATCGACAGCACCCGTCCGCTGTGCCCGCTGCTGGTCGCGGACGTGACCGCGCTCTGCGACCGCATGGAGGACGCCGGGGGCGCGTCGAGCGCCGTGATCCGGCTGCACGGCACGGGCCCCGCGGAGAACTGGCCCGGTGACGTCGGCATCGATGTGGTGAGCCGCTGGGAGCGGGCCCTGCGGCGGCTCGAACAGGGCCGGTTCGCCAAGATCGTGACCGTCGAGGGGGTGTGCAGCGGCCCGGCGCTCGACGTGCTGCTCACCGCCGACCACCGGATCGGCGCGCCGGGCGCGCGGATCGCCGTGCCCGTGAACAACGGCGGCGTCTGGGCGGGCATGGCCGTGCACCGCCTGACCCATCAGCTCGGCGGTCTCGTCGCCCGCCGGCTCGTCCTGTTCGGCGCGGAGCTCTCGGCGCGGCGTGCGCTGTCCCTGGGGCTGCTCGACCAGACGGCGAAGGATCCGGCGGCCGTCGCCGCCCGGCTCGCCGAACGGTTCGCGCGGCTGGACGCCGCCGAGCTCGCGATCCGGCGGCAGCTGGTGAGCGAGGCCGGGGTGACCGCCTTCGAGGAGGCGCTGGGCAAGCATCTCGCCGCCTGCGACCGGACCTTGCGCCGGACCAGGGACGAGTTCGCCGGCGCTCGCGGCAACGCCTGA
- the dpgC gene encoding (3,5-dihydroxyphenyl)acetyl-CoA 1,2-dioxygenase DpgC has product MTVRPVPAEERWSAAPPVPTGSLPADAGALMAYTADAEKVLADLPPKSGRDPEQRRLATEVLADQRRARAAFLRLHAERVYHVLTGGLREQLSLSELVFAAAEAFPGLTPTEAQMAAERECAQADKDGREIDQGIFFHEVLRSPEAGPHLMDALLRPTRRARSLLGEFGRTGSLELGTVRLERIGEAAHLTLCNGRFLNAEDNQLVDDLETAVDLALLDDRVKVGVLRGGKMTHPRYQGRRVFCAGINLVDLHQGRISFVDFLLRRELGYLHKLIRGVRVDDAWPRPLVEKPWVAAVDTFAIGGGMQLLFAVDHVVAAADAYFSLPAAQEGIVPGMANLRLTSLAGGRLSRQVILSGRKLWAREPEARLVCDEVVDPKLMDASVAAAVARLASPAVVPNRHMINLAEEPVDRLRAYAAEFALEQALRLYSPDVIDKVDRFSAGRSAARPGGGS; this is encoded by the coding sequence ATGACGGTGCGTCCCGTGCCGGCCGAGGAGCGGTGGTCCGCCGCGCCTCCGGTGCCCACCGGCTCGCTGCCCGCCGACGCGGGCGCCCTGATGGCGTACACGGCGGACGCCGAGAAGGTACTGGCCGACCTGCCGCCCAAGTCGGGGCGCGACCCGGAGCAGCGGCGGCTCGCCACCGAGGTGCTCGCCGACCAGCGGCGGGCCCGCGCCGCGTTCCTGAGACTGCACGCCGAGCGGGTCTACCACGTGCTCACCGGCGGTCTGCGGGAGCAACTCTCCCTGTCGGAGCTGGTGTTCGCGGCGGCGGAGGCGTTTCCCGGGCTGACGCCGACCGAGGCGCAGATGGCGGCCGAGCGGGAGTGCGCGCAGGCCGACAAGGACGGCCGGGAGATCGACCAGGGCATCTTCTTCCACGAGGTGCTGCGGTCGCCGGAGGCCGGTCCCCATCTGATGGACGCGCTGCTGCGGCCGACCCGGCGCGCCCGGTCGCTGCTCGGCGAGTTCGGCCGGACGGGGAGCCTGGAGCTGGGCACCGTCCGGCTTGAGCGGATCGGCGAGGCGGCGCACCTCACCCTATGCAACGGCCGGTTCCTGAACGCGGAGGACAACCAGCTCGTCGACGACCTGGAGACGGCCGTCGACCTCGCGCTGCTCGACGACCGCGTCAAGGTGGGGGTGCTGCGCGGCGGGAAGATGACCCATCCCCGCTACCAGGGCCGGCGGGTCTTCTGCGCCGGGATCAACCTGGTCGACCTGCACCAGGGCCGGATCTCGTTCGTGGACTTCCTGCTCCGCCGTGAACTGGGCTATCTCCACAAGCTGATCCGTGGTGTCCGGGTCGACGACGCCTGGCCCCGGCCGCTGGTGGAGAAGCCGTGGGTGGCGGCCGTCGACACCTTCGCGATCGGCGGGGGCATGCAGCTGCTGTTCGCCGTCGACCACGTCGTCGCGGCCGCCGACGCGTACTTCAGCCTGCCGGCGGCCCAGGAGGGCATCGTGCCGGGCATGGCCAACCTCCGGCTGACCTCGCTTGCGGGCGGCCGCCTCTCCCGGCAGGTGATCCTTTCCGGCCGCAAGCTGTGGGCCCGCGAGCCGGAGGCGCGGCTGGTCTGCGACGAGGTCGTCGACCCGAAGCTGATGGACGCGAGCGTGGCGGCCGCGGTCGCCCGGCTCGCGAGCCCGGCCGTCGTACCCAACCGGCACATGATCAACCTCGCGGAGGAGCCGGTCGACCGACTCCGCGCGTACGCCGCCGAGTTCGCGCTCGAACAGGCCTTGCGGCTCTACAGCCCCGACGTGATCGACAAGGTGGACCGGTTCAGCGCCGGCCGGTCGGCGGCGCGGCCAGGAGGCGGCTCGTGA
- a CDS encoding thiamine pyrophosphate-binding protein, whose amino-acid sequence MRPVDAMLEVLRDEGVTRVFGNPGTTELPFVEAVTAAPDLHYVLGVQEASVVAMADGYARATGRPAFVSLHIAAGLANGMVGLLNAGRSRTPLVVTAGQQDRRHLAQDPMLSGDLVGMARAVVKHTFDVQHAHDLPGMLRRAFALAVQPPAGPVFLSIPMDLLEEETAIDPPAPRSVRCGLGPAAGWPEAAEKLAAARHPAIVAGDGVGRDGAVAELVALAEALGATVFHQPMHDGVDFPTTHPLHAGMLDARHSAIRSALEGHDVVCIAGTRAFMAHHYEPGSPIPAGTEVVQLDDDPAEPGRTFPVALGLVGGIRVTLGAMAAQLAGKVPEAPGRAAEAGRVHEAARARVRARALAGYGDAPMDPLAAVHAIAAGLPADAVVVEEAITSGLLLRSVLPLERPRSYVHTVGGGLGSGIGAAVGTRLGDPTRPVVAVLGDGCTLFGLQGLWSAAHYGVPVTFVVMNNGEYRTLKETAARRERGRAARRRAGGLDLVPPRLDLAPARDFLGLSGAPGGPDGLDLAPPELDFTRLAGFFGITAVRARSTAHLAETVAWAAGQPGPVLVDVPVTRHAHPA is encoded by the coding sequence GTGAGGCCCGTCGACGCGATGCTGGAGGTGCTGCGCGACGAGGGGGTGACCCGGGTCTTCGGCAACCCGGGCACCACCGAACTGCCCTTCGTCGAGGCGGTCACGGCGGCCCCCGACCTCCACTACGTCCTCGGCGTCCAGGAGGCCTCGGTGGTCGCGATGGCCGACGGGTACGCCCGTGCCACCGGCCGCCCGGCCTTCGTGAGCCTGCACATCGCGGCCGGTCTGGCCAACGGCATGGTCGGGCTCCTCAACGCCGGCCGCTCCCGCACCCCGCTCGTGGTGACCGCGGGCCAGCAGGACCGCCGTCATCTGGCGCAGGACCCCATGCTCTCCGGCGACCTGGTCGGCATGGCCCGGGCGGTGGTCAAGCACACCTTCGACGTCCAGCACGCCCACGACCTCCCGGGCATGCTGCGCCGCGCCTTCGCGCTCGCCGTCCAGCCGCCCGCCGGCCCGGTGTTCCTCTCCATCCCGATGGACCTCCTGGAGGAGGAGACGGCCATCGACCCGCCCGCGCCCCGGTCCGTGCGGTGCGGGCTCGGCCCGGCCGCCGGCTGGCCGGAGGCCGCCGAGAAGCTGGCCGCCGCCCGGCACCCGGCGATCGTCGCGGGCGACGGGGTGGGGCGCGACGGCGCCGTGGCCGAGCTGGTGGCGCTCGCCGAGGCGCTGGGGGCCACCGTCTTCCACCAGCCGATGCACGACGGCGTGGACTTCCCGACCACCCATCCGCTGCACGCCGGCATGCTCGACGCCCGCCACTCGGCGATCAGGAGCGCCCTCGAAGGGCACGACGTGGTGTGCATCGCGGGCACCCGGGCGTTCATGGCGCACCACTACGAGCCCGGCTCGCCGATCCCCGCCGGGACCGAGGTCGTCCAGCTCGACGACGACCCGGCCGAGCCGGGACGCACCTTCCCCGTGGCACTCGGTCTGGTCGGCGGGATACGGGTCACGCTGGGCGCGATGGCGGCCCAGCTCGCCGGGAAGGTCCCTGAGGCACCGGGCCGGGCCGCGGAGGCCGGGCGGGTCCACGAGGCCGCCCGGGCCCGGGTGCGGGCGCGCGCCCTCGCCGGGTACGGGGACGCCCCGATGGACCCGCTGGCCGCCGTGCACGCGATCGCCGCCGGCCTCCCGGCGGACGCCGTCGTGGTGGAGGAGGCCATCACCAGCGGGCTGCTGCTCCGCTCCGTGCTGCCGCTGGAACGCCCCCGTTCCTATGTGCACACGGTGGGCGGCGGCCTGGGTTCCGGCATCGGCGCCGCCGTCGGGACCCGGCTGGGGGATCCCACGCGCCCGGTGGTGGCCGTGCTCGGCGACGGCTGCACCCTGTTCGGGCTGCAGGGGCTGTGGAGCGCCGCGCACTACGGCGTGCCGGTCACCTTCGTGGTGATGAACAACGGCGAGTACCGGACGCTCAAGGAGACGGCGGCGCGCCGGGAGCGCGGCCGGGCTGCCCGCCGCCGCGCGGGAGGCCTCGATCTCGTCCCGCCCCGCCTCGACCTGGCGCCCGCCCGGGACTTCCTCGGCCTCTCGGGTGCCCCGGGCGGCCCCGACGGGCTCGATCTCGCGCCGCCCGAGCTCGACTTCACACGGCTCGCCGGGTTCTTCGGCATCACCGCGGTACGGGCCCGGTCGACCGCGCACCTCGCGGAGACCGTGGCGTGGGCCGCGGGACAGCCGGGGCCCGTGCTCGTCGACGTACCCGTCACGCGTCACGCCCACCCCGCGTGA